A single genomic interval of Anopheles marshallii chromosome 2, idAnoMarsDA_429_01, whole genome shotgun sequence harbors:
- the LOC128710380 gene encoding protein masquerade, with protein sequence MIIKAAAILLLLFTSAARSQDDSLAGSFLSGLLDSITSTEDAKGCPGVCVHTLATLICYEVLDDIPCPSPSMKCCVESSSAAANITTTPRPRTTTTTARPTTTTPKPTTEAKIKEKDNKNNSSCPGVCVADRIAEYCEAYLTTAGLCKSGSKCCVSRDIYPDNPPDELYIPTAHFDAKTNKTTTPKPYGKTTERPHTTEEPIKSKTNPTQKPTPKPTKPTPSKLKTTSATLANNGQGPVFKECEGECVNGLFALFCDDLDSEAFCPNEGSCCITGVAEDNKQQLVTTTRRPATPPPLPRCPGFCLLNIMAAFCERPSVLIPNTANCKRGSVCCDNTRAPPPRPPQQKRPPPTTTTTTPPPTTTAAPDPREECPGSCIVSLLSFTCFRNAEMTDLFKCKKSGTQCCAPKSKIQEVQQAAASKTKYNDTNGYPPQALPPPPQMMPQQPPMVGPGQPYPMPPAAMPPLQPQSPLAPHQPGYGPPAPNPYPGPISNNIYEVPPTQQPPYAQSPVYEPPTTTSRPQVYSKYVCGVKGTSRAAKSILSREVLRLEQEQTTLARHARHIDVDSIYRSKSSERLVLGSSIVPIPIIYHDHNDTVPEDLLRHPSLKENATLAKYWNHHRKGRVVGGEDGENGEWCWQVALINSLNQYLCGAALIGTQWVLTAAHCVTNIVRSGDAIYVRVGDYDLTRKYGSPGAQTLRVATTYIHHNHNSQTLDNDIALLKLHGQAELRDGVCLVCLPARGVSHAAGKRCTVTGYGYMGEAGPIPLRVREAEIPIVSDAECIRKVNAVTEKIFILPASSFCAGGEEGNDACQGDGGGPLVCQDDGFFELAGLVSWGFGCGRVDVPGVYVKVSSFIGWINQIISVNNQ encoded by the exons ATGATTATCAAAGCTGCAGCTATACTACTGCTGCTCTTCACGAGTGCTGCAAGAAGCCAAGATGACTCATTAGCTGGCAGTTTCCTGTCAG GGCTGTTGGACTCCATCACAAGCACAGAAGATGCGAAAGGATGTCCGGGCGTGTGCGTGCACACGCTGGCCACACTGATATGCTACGAAGTGCTGGACGACATTCCGTGTCCTTCGCCGAGCATGAAATGTTGCGTGGAAAGCAGCTCGGCTGCCGCCAACATTACCACAACGCCGCGGCCtagaaccaccaccacaacggCACGGCCCACAACGACCACCCCGAAACCCACGACGGAGGCTAAAATTAAGGAGAAGGATAACAAAAATAACT CATCCTgtccgggtgtgtgtgttgcggaTCGCATTGCCGAATACTGTGAGGCTTATCTAACGACGGCCGGTCTATGCAAAAGTGGCTCGAAGTGTTGCGTGTCGCGCGATATCTACCCGGACAATCCGCCGGACGAGCTCTACATACCGACCGCACACTTTGATgcgaaaaccaacaaaacaaccaccccGAAACCGTACGGCAAAACGACGGAACGGCCACACACAACCGAGGAACCGATCAAGTCGAAAACGAATCCCACCCAGAAGCCTACGCCGAAACCTACGAAACCAACACCATCCAAATTGAAAACCACTTCCGCCACATTGGCCAACAATGGACAGGGACCGGTGTTTAAGGAGTGCGAGGGAGAATGTGTAAACGGCTTGTTTGCGCTGTTCTGTGACGATCTCGACAGTGAAGCGTTCTGTCCTAACGAGGGCTCATGCTGCATAACGGGTGTGGCCGAAGACAATAAGCAACAGCTTGTGACTACCACCAGGCGACCAGCAACACCG CCACCACTACCACGCTGTCCCGGGTTCTGTCTGCTGAACATTATGGCCGCCTTCTGCGAACGTCCCTCGGTGCTTATCCCCAACACGGCCAACTGTAAGCGTGGTTCCGTGTGTTGTGACAATACGCGTGCTCCACCACCGAGACCACCGCAGCAGAAGCGTCCACCGCCGACTACGACCACAACTACACCGCCTCCGACAACTACTGCTGCTCCGGATCCACGGGAAGAGTGTCCCGGTTCTTGCATCGTCAGCCTGCTCAGCTTCACCTGTTTCCGCAATGCCGAGATGACGGATCTGTTCAAGTGTAAAAAGTCCGGCACTCAGTGCTGTGCACCGAAGTCTAAAATACAGGAAGTACAGCAAGCGGCTGCTAGCAAGACGAAGTACAACGACACGAACGGTTATCCGCCGCAGGCACTACCGCCCCCACCACAGATGATGCCACAGCAACCACCGATGGTGGGTCCGGGACAACCGTACCCGATGCCACCGGCAGCAATGCCACCGCTACAACCACAGTCCCCACTGGCACCACACCAACCGGGCTATGGTCCACCGGCGCCCAATCCTTACCCTGGACCTATCAGCAACAACATCTACGAGGTGCCACCGACCCAACAGCCTCCTTACGCACAGTCTCCGGTGTACGAACCACCGACGACAACCTCCCGCCCACAAGTCTACTCCAAGTACGTGTGCGGAGTGAAGGGCACTAGCCGGGCGGCCAAATCCATTCTCAGCCGTGAGGTGCTTCGGTTAGAGCAAGAACAGACCACGCTAGCGCGACACGCGCGTCACATAGACGTGGACAGTATCTACCGATCGAAGAGCTCGGAGCGGTTGGTGCTCGGCAGTAGTATCGTTCCGATACCGATCATCTATCACGATCACAACGATACCGTACCGGAGGATCTGTTACGCCATCCGAGTCTGAAGGAGAATGCTACACTAGCCAAATACTGGAACCATCATAGGAAGGGTCGTGTTGTTGGCGGAGAGGACGGTGAAAATGGCGAATGGTGTTGGCAGGTGGCATTAATCAACTCGCTCAACCAGTACCTCTGCGGAGCGGCTCTTATCGGCACGCAGTGGGTACTTACTGCGGCACATTGTGTGACGAA CATTGTCCGATCGGGTGATGCCATCTACGTGCGTGTGGGTGACTATGACCTGACACGCAAATACGGAAGTCCTGGCGCGCAGACCCTGCGAGTAGCTACTACCTACATCCATCACAATCACAACAGTCAGACACTTGATAACGATATTGCCTTGTTGAAGTTGCACGGCCAGGCAGAACTTCGGGACGGTGTGTGTCTG GTGTGTCTACCGGCACGTGGCGTCAGTCATGCCGCCGGTAAGCGCTGTACAGTGACGGGCTACGGGTATATGGGTGAGGCCGGTCCCATTCCGCTACGGGTGCGTGAAGCCGAAATACCGATCGTCAGCGATGCCGAGTGCATACGCAAGGTGAACGCAGTCACCGAGAAGATATTCATCCTGCCGGCATCTAGCTTCTGTGCCGGTGGTGAGGAAGGTAACGATGCCTGCCAGGGTGATGGTGGCGGTCCGCTAGTGTGCCAGGACGATGGATTCTTCGAGCTGGCCGGGTTGGTATCGTGGGGATTCGGTTGTGGCCGGGTCGATGTGCCCGGTGTGTACGTGAAGGTGTCCTCGTTTATCGGGTGGATCAACCAGATCATTAGCGTTAACAATCAGTAG
- the LOC128707599 gene encoding protein tipE — MRSINDIRGSSSTLSGAPSLTMSKPSLNNSKASLTHSRQSISTSNREDRPPTREELIAEFLDKAKFYTSLCLGTTAILSVFAFLFLIPFVVDPAISTIVADYDPIPVTCVVTDHVYAEGMRNCTWSSCREGCTTAAIRCHQLLVNYTKVAFHEWHKHPRDLDSIEWDVMDTKFLVNTEGCGYPPRVNCSEFAKQYGYSHVGEPFPCYYSRAYPEIVVARYSWDDNLKHLILSLIIPNVLFAVSIGVLSYWYCPCCDKACHKSPRVYAEKYPTKENKLLCRSDDEEDELDY; from the exons ATGCGGTCCATCAACGATATCCGAGGGTCCTCGTCGACGCTGTCGGGGGCGCCGAGCTTAACGATGAGCAAACCCAGCTTGAACAACAGCAAGGCGAGCCTCACACACAGCAGACAGAGTATCAGCACTTCGAATCGGGAGGACAGACCACCAACCAGAGAGGAGCTCATTGCCGAGTTTCTGGATAAGGCAAAATTCTACACATCCCTCTGTCTAG GCACCACCGCCATCTTGTCTGTGTTTGCATTTCTCTTTCTGATACCGTTCGTGGTGGATCCCGCAATATCAACGATCGTGGCGGATTACGATCCCATACCGGTGACGTGCGTCGTGACGGATCATGTGTACGCGGAAGGGATGCGTAACTGTACGTGGAGTTCGTGCCGGGAAGGATGCACGACCGCCGCGATCCGGTGTCACCAGCTGCTGGTTAACTACACCAAGGTAGCATTTCACGAATGGCACAAACATCCGCGAGATCTGGACAGCATCGAGTGGGACGTCATGGATACGAAGTTTCTCGTCAACACCGAAGGTTGCGGGTATCCACCACGAGTGAACTGTTCGGAATTTGCTAAACAGTACGG TTACTCGCACGTTGGAGAACCGTTTCCCTGCTACTACAGTCGTGCCTACCCAGAAATCGTAGTTGCTCGCTACTCCTGGGATGACAATCTGAAGCACCTGATACTATCGCTGATCATACCGAACGTGCTGTTCGCTGTGTCAATCGGTGTTCTGAGCTACTGGTATTGTCCTTGCTGTGATAAAGCCTGCCACAAGTCGCCTCGGGTCTACGCGGAGAAGTATCCTACGAAAGAGAA CAAACTTCTATGCCGTAGTGACGATGAGGAAGACGAACTAGACtactga
- the LOC128707598 gene encoding uncharacterized protein LOC128707598, protein MGKKKPTPEEDLIIPPQDTRICGVICVCQLTFVLSTVAIVYLTVAIYMPSSRAFKSGIDETPVMCTTTRALNQDACEWGSCGEWCLSKTSGACIQIYVHLRMNGSSLLFTNCTNSANKTCYGIDQENAKKSRCIADECKNLTGTFNCSTGMCINITDAFECVFKNTDPPLKCSGRRGKITCIDITGLFSCNRGTCRKIRTPYNCDRRCVDIPTRNKNMILLSGDKVYLSQCSSAIDMETKQEVWNEAEDKVIMSSCYNIQNTSLGIEAIDCVNGSVLEKTELTDLTNFTYLSYLHYAVSKPIKVIAPQEQDLTLSNESRLMINLEGCVNTLQDECKEFLKEFGKDGTDHNARARFPCYYSKSKMQQVVARFDLETTYKQFIVGFFVPTILFAVSCVTLIFCQRTIQVGDDAKMRFMGCGDKNPVVANGGAKNQDKANSGDGGGGGDSVMAL, encoded by the coding sequence ATGGGCAAGAAGAAACCAACGCCGGAGGAAGATCTGATCATACCGCCGCAGGATACTCGTATCTGCGGCGTCATCTGCGTCTGTCAGCTGACGTTCGTGCTGAGTACGGTCGCGATCGTGTACCTGACCGTCGCCATCTATATGCCGTCCTCGCGCGCATTCAAGAGTGGCATCGACGAAACGCCGGTCATGTGCACAACGACCCGGGCCCTAAACCAGGACGCCTGCGAGTGGGGTTCCTGCGGTGAGTGGTGCCTCAGCAAAACGTCCGGCGCGTGCATCCAGATCTACGTGCACCTGCGCATGAACGGCAGCAGCCTGCTGTTTACGAACTGTACCAACTCCGCGAACAAAACGTGCTACGGCATCGATCAGGAGAATGCGAAAAAGTCCCGGTGCATTGCGGACGAGTGTAAAAACCTGACCGGCACGTTTAACTGCAGCACCGGGATGTGCATCAACATTACCGATGCGTTCGAGTGCGTGTTCAAAAACACGGACCCACCGCTGAAGTGTTCCGGGCGCCGGGGCAAAATTACCTGCATCGACATAACCGGGCTGTTCTCGTGTAACCGGGGAACATGTCGAAAGATAAGAACTCCATATAATTGCGATCGTCGTTGCGTCGACATACCgaccagaaacaaaaacatgatcTTATTAAGTGGAGATAAAGTTTATCTTTCGCAATGTTCGAGCGCGATAGACATGGAAACGAAGCAGGAGGTGTGGAACGAGGCGGAGGACAAGGTGATCATGTCCTCCTGCTACAACATCCAGAACACGTCGCTCGGTATCGAGGCGATCGACTGCGTGAATGGGTCGGTGCTGGAGAAAACGGAACTAACCGATCTGACCAACTTTACGTATCTCAGCTATCTGCACTACGCCGTGTCGAAACCGATCAAGGTGATTGCACCACAGGAGCAGGACCTCACGCTCTCCAACGAAAGCCGCCTGATGATCAATCTCGAAGGGTGCGTCAATACGCTGCAGGACGAGTGTAAGGAGTTTCTGAAGGAGTTCGGCAAGGACGGTACCGATCATAACGCGCGGGCACGGTTCCCGTGCTACTACTCCAAGAGCAAGATGCAGCAGGTGGTGGCACGGTTCGATCTGGAAACGACCTACAAACAGTTTATCGTCGGCTTCTTCGTGCCCACGATACTGTTTGCCGTCTCCTGCGTGACGCTCATCTTCTGCCAGCGCACCATCCAGGTCGGGGATGATGCGAAGATGCGGTTCATGGGTTGTGGCGATAAGAACCCGGTGGTGGCCAACGGGGGCGCCAAGAACCAGGACAAAGCCAACTCCGGTGACGGCGGTGGAGGTGGAGACTCCGTTATGGCTCTCTGA
- the LOC128706690 gene encoding ero1-like protein, producing the protein MAPWRRLSVGREARAQFQWIVICFGVLLSFANNSSGYFYSDSSAEASNDRFCFCQLQGTIDDCSCSVDTVDYYNNIKIYPRLKSLLVKDFFRYYKVHLNKECPFWVDDSKCAMRFCHVEHCEEKDIPPGLKGDASSYHKYIKEVQTLTNCNEDLDVELGYLNTSISDKAHKEFQRWADYDEAQDNFCILDDHEPGAEYVDLLLNPERYTGYRGESARRIWSSIYLENCFQAHSVKKKNAYSAMIPYQDMARNEVCLEHRVFYRMISGLHSSINIHLCANYLLSEKGSLGFVAPAGVWGPNMEEFERRFSPHMTDNEGSHWLRNLYFAYLVEMRALAKAAPYLRNEEYFTGLERDDREVKTAVKDLLTVIEGFPAHFNETAMFSGGTSAIKLKHEFREKFMNISKIMDCVGCDKCRLWGKLQVQGMGTALKILFSGKFDDKVGTGLDTKLKQQSPSLRLKRGEIVALFNAFGRLSTSIHELEEFRQRMR; encoded by the exons ATGGCACCGTGGCGAAGACTTTCCGTCGGCCGGGAGGCTAGGGCACAGTTTCAGTGGATCGTCATTTGTTTTGGTGTGCTGCTTAGCTTTGCGAACAATTCTAGCGGCTATTTCTATAGCGATAGCAGTGCAGAAGCAAGTAATGATCGGTTCTGTTTCTGCCAG CTTCAAGGAACGATCGATGATTGCAGCTGCAGTGTGGATACGGTGGATTATTACAACAATATAAAAATCTATCCACGCTTGAAAAGTTTGCTGGtaaaagatttctttcgctacTACAAAGTGCACCTGAACAAAGAGTGCCCGTTCTGGGTCGACGACAGCAAGTGTGCGATGCGGTTTTGCCATGTGGAACATTGCGAAGAGAAAGATATCCCACCGGGGCTGAAGGGTGACGCGTCGTCTTATCATAAG TACATAAAAGAGGTGCAAACTTTGACGAACTGCAACGAAGACTTGGACGTGGAACTGGGCTACCTCAACACAAGCATCAGTGATAAAGCACACAAAGAGTTCCAAAGATGGGCGGACTATGACGAAGCGCAAGATAATTTCTGCATCCTGGACGATCACGAACCCGGTGCCGAGTACGTGGATCTATTGCTGAACCCGGAACGGTATACTGGGTATCGGGGTGAATCAGCGCGTCGTATCTGGAGCAGCATCTATTTGGAAAACTGTTTCCA AGCACATtctgtgaagaagaaaaatgccTATTCGGCCATGATTCCCTACCAGGATATGGCCCGCAATGAGGTGTGTCTGGAGCATCGAGTATTTTATCGTATGATATCCGGCCTACACTCCAGCATCAACATTCATCTCTGTGCCAACTATCTGCTGTCTGAGAAGGGTTCACTAGGGTTCGTCGCACCGGCCGGTGTGTGGGGACCGAACATGGAAGAGTTCGAACGTCGTTTCAGTCCTCACATGACCGACAACGAAGGGTCTCACTGGTTGAGAAATCTGTACTTTGCGTACCTGGTGGAAATGCGCGCTTTAGCCAAAGCGGCACCATACTTAAGAAACGAGGAATATTTCACCGGCCTTGAGCGAGACGATCGCGAAGTGAAAACAGCGGTCAAGGATCTGCTAACCGTAATTGAAGGCTTTCCGGCACATTTCAACGAAACTGCGATGTTTAGCGGGGGCACATCAGCGATTAAGTTGAAGCATGAGTTCCGGGAAAAGTTTATGAACATTTCCAAAATTATGGATTGCGTCGGGTGCGATAAATGCCGGCTGTGGGGTAAACTGCAGGTACAGGGCATGGGAACGGCGCTGAAAATTCTTTTCTCGGGCAAGTTTGACGACAAGGTCGGTACCGGGCTCGACACGAAGCTGAAACAACAGTCTCCATCGTTGAGGCTAAAACGTGGTGAGATAGTGGCGTTATTCAACGCCTTTGGAAG GCTTTCGACGAGTATACACGAATTAGAAGAGTTCCGACAACGAATGCGATGA